The sequence TGAGAGCGTTGAAAAAGGCATTCGTTACAAATAACTGGTTATCAAAAATGGGCGTCCTCTTGAACGCCCATTTTTATTAAAACTCGAACCTTTGGTGTTGATTAGATGCCGTACTCAGCGCGGTACGCTTTTACCGCTTCTAAGTGCTCTGCCGCATCGCCTTTCTCTTCCAGATACGCAATCAAATCACCTAAGCTCACAATAGAAATCACCGCACAACCAAAGTCACGCTCCACTTCCTGAATCGCAGAAAGCTCACCTTTACCCTTCTCTTGACGATCAATCGCAACGAGAACACCCGCCAAATCTGCGCCGTTTGCTTTAATGATTTCCATCGACTCGCGAATCGCAGTGCCCGCAGTGATCACGTCATCCACCAGCATAATACGACCTTCTAGTGGGCTACCAACCAAGTTGCCACCTTCACCATGGTCTTTCGCTTCTTTACGGTTAAAGCAGTAAGGTGTGTCGACATCGTGATGATCCGCCAGTGCCACCGCCGTTGTCGTCGCAATTGGAATGCCTTTGTAAGCTGGGCCAAACAACACATCAAACTCGATACCTGAATCCGCTAACGCGGCTGCGTAAAAACGACCTAGGCGCGCTAAATCACGACCAGTATTGAAAAGACCAGCGTTAAAGAAATAAGGGCTCTTACGACCTGACTTTAAAGTAAACTCACCAAATTTCAGGACTTCCTTCTCTAGTGCAAACTCAATAAATTCACGCTGGTATGCTTTCATTACTTTCTCTCTAAATTAAGGTTTACTCTCACGCCTTTATAGAAGGCAAAAAAATAGCTTCCGTATGAGGGAAGCTATCTTCATAATTAATTTTCTAACGCCATTTTCTGCGCTTCAACAATATCCGCAATGCCTTTCTTCGCAACGGCTAGCAAATCCATTAACTCATCGTGAGTAAACGGTTCACCTTCTGCAGTACCTTGAATTTCAATCATGCGGCCATCTTCAGTCATCACCACATTCATATCAGTATCGGCTGCTGAGTCTTCAACGTACTCTAGGTCACACAATATCTCTTCACCCAGAATGCCAACAGAAACAGCGGCAACGTGCCCTTTCATTGGGTTCGCTTTCAGCTTGCCATTGTCAACTAAGTGCTGGAACGCATCCGCCATAGCCACACTTGCACCTGAAATAGACGCCGTACGTGTTCCGCCATCCGCTTGAATCACATCACAGTCAACAGTGACCATAATCTCACCCATCGCTTCTAGATCAACGACAGCACGAAGGCTACGAGCAATCAGGCGCTGGATTTCCATTGTACGGCCACCTTGCTTACCACTTGCCGCTTCACGACGCATACGCGAATGCGTTGAACGAGGGAGCATTCCGTACTCAGCAGTTACCCAGCCTTTACCTTGACCTTTTATCCAACGTGGCACGTTTTCTTCAACTGTTGCGTTACAAAGCACTTTGGTATTACCGAACTCAACCAGCACAGAGCCTTCAGCATAAGCGGTATAGTTGCGAGTAATTTTAATTGGGCGAATTTGATCCGCCTGGCGGTCGTTTGGACGCATGGGCATCTACCTTATTTTTCTATCTGATGATAGGGGGAG is a genomic window of Vibrio japonicus containing:
- the rph gene encoding ribonuclease PH; the protein is MRPNDRQADQIRPIKITRNYTAYAEGSVLVEFGNTKVLCNATVEENVPRWIKGQGKGWVTAEYGMLPRSTHSRMRREAASGKQGGRTMEIQRLIARSLRAVVDLEAMGEIMVTVDCDVIQADGGTRTASISGASVAMADAFQHLVDNGKLKANPMKGHVAAVSVGILGEEILCDLEYVEDSAADTDMNVVMTEDGRMIEIQGTAEGEPFTHDELMDLLAVAKKGIADIVEAQKMALEN
- the pyrE gene encoding orotate phosphoribosyltransferase, with protein sequence MKAYQREFIEFALEKEVLKFGEFTLKSGRKSPYFFNAGLFNTGRDLARLGRFYAAALADSGIEFDVLFGPAYKGIPIATTTAVALADHHDVDTPYCFNRKEAKDHGEGGNLVGSPLEGRIMLVDDVITAGTAIRESMEIIKANGADLAGVLVAIDRQEKGKGELSAIQEVERDFGCAVISIVSLGDLIAYLEEKGDAAEHLEAVKAYRAEYGI